CGCGATCCGTCTCGGGCTGCTGGCCGGCCACTACCGCGCGGATCGGTCCTGGAGCGATACTGTGCTCGCCGATGCGCAGGGCCGGCTGGCCCGGTGGCGCCGTGCGGCCGCGCTGCCCACCGCACCGAGCACTCGGGACGTGGTTTCGCGGGTGCGCCGCTATCTCGCAGATGATCTCGACACACCGAAAGCACTTGCTGCCCTGGATAATTGGGTGACCGATGCGCTGGCGTACGGCGGCCACGATGCAACGGCAGGTGGTCAGGTGCGCGATGCGGTGGATGCCCTGCTGGGAGTGCAGCTGTAGCGTCTGCCCATGGGTTCAACGGCGAACGACATCGCAGGCAAGACCGTCATGATCACCGGCGGCGCCGGCGGAATCGGCGTGGAGGTCGCGCACAGGCTGCATGCCAAGGGTGCGAATCTGCTGCTTACCGATGTGGACGAGGCCAAACTCGCCGCGATCGCCGACGATCTGGGCCGTGATCGTGTGCTGGTGGCTGTTGCCGATGTGTGCGATCTTGCCGCGCTGGAAGGAGCCGTTGCCCAAGCGGTCGAGCGGTTCGGTGGCATCGACGTGGTGCTCGCGAACGCGGGCCTGCTGACATTCGGCTCGGTGCTGCAGGTGGACCCGGCCACCTTCAAGAAGCTGATCGATGTCAACGTACTCGGGGTGTTTCACACGGTGCGGGCGGCATTGCCCTCGCTCATCGAACGGCAGGGTTATGTGCTGATCGTGTCCTCGCTGGCCGCGTATGCCGCCGCGCCCGGGGTGACGGCGTACAACGCGTCCAAGGCGGCCGTCGAACACTTCGCCAACGCACTGCGCCTGGAAGTGGCGCACCGCGGCGTTGATGTCGGTTCGGCACACATGTCGTGGATCGACACCTCGATGGTGAACGACCAGAAGGCCAACTTGTCGGCGTTTTCGGAGATGCTGACCCGGCTGCCACCGCCATTGAGAACCGTGACGTCTGTCGAAGCGTGCGGGAAGGCCTTCGTCAAGGGCATCGAAAAACGCCGCCGGCGCATCAACTGCCCCGGCTGGGTGGGGGTGACCCGCTGGCTCAAGCCGGTGTTGTCGACATCGCTCGGCGAACTGCCCATGCGGGGCATGATTCCCGAGATCCTGCCCCGCATGGATGCCGAGGTGGCCGCCCTGCAGCGGGCCGCGCGCGGGGAGTCCCAGTAACGGTTCCGCAGTCATACGCGTGGGGAATGCGACGGACTGAAGAATGTCCGAATGAATACCCACTACGGGTACGGGGTTCGGGTGTAGGGTAGTCCCATGGCGCTCACCGGTGAACGTGCGGTGCGGCGCGTGGCGCTTCCCGCGGCGTCGGCGTTGTTCTGGGCGCTGCTGACCATCGCGGTTGCGCTCGCGCCGATGCTGACGTGCCCGACGGCCCCGGCCGCTGCGGCGGGAAGCGCGATCACCGATCTGGGCGTCGTGGCCGCGTCACTGCGCGTCACCCAAGCGCCCCCTCTGATTGCCGCGGCGGTCGACACCGGCGATCATCACGGATGTCAGCTGCCCGTGATTAACGCGGTGACCGCGACCGGGCCGGGCGCCCTCCAAGGCTGGGCCCTCGCCATCACGGCGATGGCCTTCGGGGTATTTGTGGCGTGGGCCAGGAGGCACACGGCCAGGCGCGGCCCTCCGAAGGGGCGATCCCGGTGGTTGTCGACCAGCGGTCGCGAATGTTTCCTGCGCCTCTGCGTGATGCGGCGCTGATCGATATCTGCCTGTGTCCATCGATGACACGGGCCTGCGGTCGTAGCTTCCACCGCTGACCATACGAGTGCGGCCATTCCGGCAGGAATTGCGATGAGTGGGGTCATCAGGTGGCGATGCGCGATTGTGTCGCCAATGGTCACCACGTCAACACTTTTCAGACAAGGAAGCCGTCATTGTGGCTGCATCATGTTTGGCCGTTGCTCCAGCGTTGTTCAGGGGTCATGCCGTTGGCCTGGCACTGGCGGCCGGACTTGTCGCCGTCCTGTCGGCTGCTCCCGTCTCTGCCGGCCCGGCGCAGCCGGGGCCGCAGGCGCCCGGTAATGCGCAGGCTGTCATCACCGCACTGAAGACCCGTGGCGACCAGGTCATCGTCAACCGCAGCGGCCCCGTCAAACCACTGTCGCAGTGCATAGCCACTTCCGTGCGTGTCGGTCGGCACATCTACAAACAGGTGCCGCAGCGCAAAGGACCGGCCACTCGCACCCTGGCCTCACACGTCATGTACGTCACCATTCAGTGTTAGGGAATTTCCATGCCCAACAACAGATTTAGGCGCCGAGTCGTCATTGCGGTCGCATCGCTGGTAGCGGTACCGATCGTCACCGCATCTCCGCTGGCGTCGGCCGGGCCGGCGTCGACAAACGCCCTACAGTTGATCATGCTGTTGCAACGTCAAGGTGACCAGGTCATCGTCCATCGGGCGGGCGACAAGCCGCTGCAGATGTGCACCGTGATCTCGGTGCGCGAAGGCAGGTCCGAGTACTGGTGGACCCATCCGCGGATGGTCGACCCCAGTCCGGCAAGACGAGCCAACGGCCGCGGGAGCCAATTGCTGTACCGGACCGTGTATATCGATGTGCGATGTTGAGCCCGGACCGCGATGCCCTCGTCCTCTGCATACCGGGTAGGGGTATTGGCGCATCGTGTTATGGTGAAGATGTGTTGCCGCCCCGTGGCGAACGATCGTTCGGCAGTCTCCGGGTGGGGCGTGCCGCCTTGGTGTTCTCCATCGTCGCGGCGGCCCTCGCGATGCTGGTGTTGCAGTGCTCGGCGACGCCTCATCGCGACGCGGCCAGGGTGGCGCTGCCTCATCACGCCGTCGCGGTCGGCTCGCCGCGACAACTCAGCGACGTTGTAGCCGGTGTGCACGACCATGTCGGCAGGGCGGCGTTCCTCACGTGCACCGCGTCCGACGCCGTGGCCACAGTTCTGAGCGCGCCCGCCATGTTGCGTGTGCTGGTGCTTGCCGTATTGGCTCTGGCGGTCGATGTGTCGGCAGCTGTGGTTTGTTCATGCTCAAACAGGGGGCCGCCACCACATACCGCAGCTGCCGCGATCGTCGGCGGCCGCACTCTCATTCATCACCTCTGCGTAATGCGGCGCTGATCGGGGCGAGTTGGTTCTCGGCGCGCACCGACGCGTGCCAAGAACCAAGCGCGCAACCGATCCGTTACCCGCCTGCCGCGCCGACGTGGCGCGGCCCCATACATAAGAGGTTCTCTTGCCATGAACACCAATTTTCGCCGCCGTGTGCCCGGATTGACGCTGGCGGCCACCATCGCCGCGACGCTGCTGGTTGCCCCGATCGCTCACGCTGGTCCGGGCACGCTCGGCGACGCCGAACAAGTCATCGAAAGCCTGAAAGCCCAAGGCAACAAAGTCATTGTCACGAAGACGGGCAACAAGCCATTGTCGCAATGTGTCGCCACGCGGGTGCGCAAAGACCTCGATGTCTACGGAAACCCGCGGATATACCCGAACATTTCCTCCGGGCCTACTCGGCGGGTGTGGCTCTATAGCGTCTACCACGTCGACATCCAATGCTGACCCTTGGTGGACGCGCCACGGGGCGCCGCCTATCAGCTCGCGGGCCGCTTTGAGTGGCAGGGACGTTCTTCAGCGACGTGGTGGGGCGCTTGTATCAGGTTACGGCTGAAGGGATTACGGTATTGGGTGGCTCGCAATGTCGCGGGGCGACGAGGGTGCGCCGGCGATCCGGATGATTTCGTCGGCGACCAGGTGCGGCTCCGTGAAGACAACCTGGTGGCCAGATTTTCGGGCCTTCACCAACCGGGCGCCCAGCCGACCGGCGGCCCGCTCGTGTGCGCCGAGGAAGGCTTTGCGGATCGACCTGTCAATGAGTGTCGATCGCGTTGCGGAGATCACGGTGACCGGCATGTCGCCCAGTTTCGGGGGCCGGCGCCGCAGGCTCGCCAACCCCTGGAGAAAGAATTCTTCTTCGGCCTCGGCGGCCTGCCGGGCGCGCACGGTCAAATCTTCGGCAACCAGGTCATCCACCACGTCGGCGGGCATGCCGGGTGCGGCTCTGCGCACGGCTAGCGGCAAGAGGCGGAGGCGTCGTAGCGCATCGGTGGACCAGCGGCCCGCCAGCGCGAGCATGTGCAGACGTTTCAAGGATGGCCCGCAGCAGACGTCCAACTGCTCATCGGAATGGTCGACCAGCACCAAACCGGCGACATCGGAACGATTCTGCGCCGCGGTCGCCAGCGCGATCGTTCCTCCATAGCTGTGTCCGACCAGGATGTACGGGGCCGCATCCAGCGCGTCCAGTAATTCGCCGAGATCGTAGGTGAGACGTTCGAGAGTGCGTGGTGCGCCGTCGTCGTCGCTGCGCCCCAGATTGGCCCTGTCATATACGACTGTCGAGAACTGGCGCGCCACAAGAGGCTGCACCAGGCCCCACTCGGAGCGTGACGCGCCCAGGCCTGATTCAAACACCACGGTAGGGCTGCCGATGCCTGCCTTCATGACGTGCAGTGCACGCCCGTCTGCAAGCCGGATGAATCCACTATCGCCCAGGGTGTGCAACACCCTTCCATGATACCCCACGGGGGTATCTAATCGACCCGCCCTGCTCCGTTGACGTATACCCCCATGGGGTATACGGTGTGAGTATGAGTTCCCGCATGGAGCATCCCGAACATTCGTCAACCCAGACGTCAGCCGCGGCGGATGAGTCGAAGGCCCATGCTGGGCACGGCGGTTCACACGAGCAGCGTGATCATCGGCAGCACCAACACGGCGATCACTCGGACCACGCTGCGCATGGAGGTCACGGTGGTGGTCATGGCGATCACGTCGGACAGTTCCGCAGGTTGTTCTGGATCATGCTGCTGCTTTCGGTGCCGGTGATCGCCTTTAACGACATGTTCGCGATGGTCATCGGTTATCAGCTGCCGACGGCCGGGTGGGTTCGGTGGGTATCACCGGTCCTGGGCACCGTCATCTACTTCTGGGGCGGTAAGCCATTCCTGAGCGGCGCGGTCGCCGAGGTGCGCGGCCGCAAGCCGGGAATGATGCTGTTGATCGGCCTGGCGATCACGGTGGCCTTCGTCGCATCCTGGGGTGCCAGCCTGGGTCTGATCGATCACCAGCTCAACTTCTGGTGGGAGCTGGCGCTTCTGGTGGTGATCATGCTGCTCGGGCACTGGATCGAGATGCGGTCGTTGGCAAGGACCACGTCGGCGCTCGATTCCCTGGCCGCGCTCTTGCCGGACACCGCCGAGCGTATCGAGGGCGATGCGGTGGTGCGCGTCGCGCCGGCAGATCTTCGCGTGGGCGACGTCGTGGTCGTGCGCCCGGGCGGTTCGGTGCCGGCCGATGGTCGGATCACTGAGGGCAGCGCGCACCTGGATGAATCGATGGTGACGGGCGAGTCGCGTCCAGTACGCAGGCAGACCGGGGATCCAGTGGTGGCGGGTACGGTGGCCACCGATTCGGGCCTGCGCGTTGAGGTTACGGCGGTCGGTGACGACACCACTCTTGCTGGAATCCAGCGCCTGGTCGCCGATGCCCAGGCATCCAGCTCGCGCGCGCAGCGGATCGCCGATACCGCCGCGGGCTGGCTGTTCTGGTTCGCACTCGGCGCCGCGGGTTTGACGGCCGTGGCCTGGACGATACTGGGGGAGCCCGATACCGCGGTGGTCCGCGTCATCACGGTGCTGGTGATTGCGTGCCCGCACGCCCTGGGTCTGGCCATCCCGTTGGTCGTTTCCATCGCCACCGAGCGTGCAGCTCGGGGCGGAGTCCTGGTGAAAGACCGTCTGGCTCTAGAACAGATGCGCACCGTCGATGTCGTGCTCTTCGACAAGACGGGAACGCTCACCAAGGGTGCTCCCACGGTGACGGGCATCGAACCCGTTGACGGGCGCGATGCCGACACCGTCCTTGCGCTGGCGGCAGCGGCCGAAACTGACAGCGAGCACCCGCTGGCGCATGCCATCGTCGAGGCCGCACGCGGCCGGGGGCTGCGCATCGCCGCCGCCGGCGGCTTCTCCTCGGAACCCGCATTGGGCGTCACCGCCGACGTTTCAGGGGTACAGGTTGCCGTCGGCGGGCCCGCATTGCTGAAAAGGCATGGTGCGCAGGAGCTACCCATCGCTGAAACGTGGCGCTCCGAGGGGGCGATCATCCTGCACGTGCTGACGGACGGGCGGGTCGCCGGCGCACTGCGGCTGGCCGATGACATTCGCCCGGAGTCCCGGGACACCGTCGACGCACTGCACCGCCTGGGTGTATCGGTGGTCATGATCACCGGTGATGCACATGCGGTGGCCCACACGGTGGCGGCCGAAATCGGAGTCGACCGGGTGTTCGCCCAGGTGCGGCCCGAGGACAAGGCGTCGGCGGTGGCGCAACTGCAATCCGAAGGACACATCGTGGCGATGGTCGGCGACGGCGTCAACGACGCTCCCGCGCTGGCACAGGCCGATGTGGGCATTGCGATCGGAGCGGGCACCGATGTCGCCATCGCGTCCGCCGGTGTCATCCTGGGAAGCTCGGACCCGCGATCGGTGCTGTCGGTCATCGAGTTGTCGCGGGCCAGTTATCGCAAGATGAAGCAAAATCTCTGGTGGGCAGCCGGATACAACCTGGTCTCGGTTCCCTTGGCGGCCGGTGTGCTCGCTCCGATTGGGTTCGTTCTCCCGATGAGTGTGGGGGCCATCTTGATGTCGGCGTCCACCGTGGTGGTGGCGCTCAATGCGCAACTGTTACGCCGCCTGGATCTGCGTCCAGAACAATCCGTGCGGCGCATCCTGGGCAGGTGAATGTCAGTGGCTGATGGGACGATTCAGCGCCGCGGCGGCGTCGACGATGGCCGGGTGATGCAGATCCAGGAGTTCGACCCGCTCCAGTTTCGGGCGGACCCAGCTCGCCAGCACCGGCCACGACGGACGATGGTACGACCACCATCGGACGGCCTGCCAGCGCTGATCCGCGCCGTCGGCCATGGTCTCTGACCAGATCTGATGTCCCCAGGACTGGGTGACGGCGAGGTTCCGTGCGACCACCTGAGTGGGACGAAGCCCAAGCCGTACAAGTTGTTTCGCGTCATCGAGATCGCACACCCGCAGTTCGTCGGGCAGGCTGAATACGCCGAGCGCACGCCGAGCACCCAGTAGGGGGAACTCCAGCATCGAGTCATCCCAGACCTGTAGATCCCCGAACACCTCCCCACACGCCACCTCGGGCCGTGTTCCCAGATACCAGACGTAGTAGTCGGGATGGTCGATACGGCCACCGCGCTGCGGTCGGTGCTGATAGAGCGGGTGTCCAGGTTGTCCCGTCTTCGCGTCCGCGAGGTACGGGAAGATCCGGTAGGCGAGCATTTACGAAAAAGACCCCGCGGTAACAGCATCCAGTGCGTCGAGGACTCGGCCTGGTCCTTCGCTCAGCAGAACGTCGAGCGGCCGCGCGCCTCCGAGATAGCTGTTGGCGCTTTCCAGCCAGGTGGTCGCCGCCCGGTCACCCCACACCAGACGCGCCCGGGACACGACATGCTCGAGGTCGATGATCAAGGGAGCGCTGCGGCCGCCGGGGCGCTCCTCGCCGGAGATCCACCGGGACGGCTGCGACCGGTTCACGCCGATGATCCGGGCCAACTGTGCGGCCCCGCCCACGGCATCCACCAGGTAGGACACCCGCAGCGGTGCGAGCGGATCGTCTGCGGGCTGTGTTGCGACCGCCAGGTTGCCGACGACTACGCGCTTGGGGGTGCTCACCGAGCGGATAGCGGTCGACGCTCGCTTCTTCGCGGTTCCGGAGGTCGCCACTGCCTTGCTTGCGGTGCTGCGTCGTGTCGGTGCCATGCCACAAGTCTACCCAACAAGTTTGTTGGGCACGGGGTCAGTGCGTCTGAGCCGCGAGAGCCTCGATCACGTGGTCGACCGAGGCGCCCCCGAGCAGATCCTGCACCGGGAGCTCGAAATCGAGTTCGGCCTGCACGCGCCGACGGAACTCCAGCGCCTGCAATGAATCCAGCCCCATCGCCACCATGGGCATGGCCGTGTCGATGGAATCGGCGTGATCGGCGCCGATCACCTCGGCGAGCAATTGCACCAGATGTCCGGACCGGTTGGCGGGCACCACCGCTGTGGGTCGAATGAACTCGTCGGACGCGGCGGGCCTGCTGTTGTCTTCAAGCTCGGAGAGCAATGGGCCGTACCCGAACACGCCCAGCATCGCGCGTGCTTGCGTGAGGTCGAAGGCCCCGACGAGAGTGTTGCCTGCGTGCCTGCCCATGCCGGCGGCAAGGGCGTCGGCGGGACGCATCGGATGGACGCCAGCGGCAGCCAGCTTGGCGATACCCGTGTCATCGAGGTCGAGATGGACGGTCCACTGCCCCCACTGCACGGAGACACAATCCAGCCCGCCTGCACGCCGGCGGGCCGCGAGCACGTCCAGCATCCGGTTGCCCGCGGCATACATCAATTGGCCCTTGCCGCCGATTGTCGCAGCCAGCGAAGAACACAACATCACGCGGCAGGAATCGGTGCGGCGCAGGGCATCGAGAACATTGACGACGCCACCGATCTTGGCGCGCAATGCCTGCTGGAACTTTTCGACCGTGATCTCGGTGAGTGGGATATCCGAATAGTCCACGGCGGCATGAATGATCACGTCCGCCGGAGTACCATCAAGCTCTTCGGCAAGGGCGGCGACGGCGGCCGTGTCGGTCACATCGCAGGCGAGCGTCCGGACCACGGCGCCGGTACTGCGTCGTATCGCATCGAGTCGCCCTGCCACGGCATCGGTTTCGCCCGACCGACTGATCAAGGTGATCTGGCGGGCGCCCAACCGCGCGTAGTGCTCGCAGAACTCCTGTCCGAGCTTTCCGGTGCCTCCGGTGATCACCACGTGGTCGGCTGCTGCCGCGCTGGCCTCGCCGTCATGGTCTTGCCCGGCATCCAGAATGCGCTTGGCGTACATGCCCTCCGCGCGCAATGCCAGCTCAGATTCACCGGCTGATTGCAGCGCGGCCAGGATGATGGCGGCATGGCCCGGGTGTGCGAGGTCGGTCCCGAGGTCGAGGTGCCGGAACGCGATGCCCGGATGTTCTGTGCCCATGCAGCGGAACCCGGCCGCGATGGCAGCGTGCACGGGATGCGCCGGGGACTCGCCGGCGGTGGCCTGTTCGCCTCCGACGGTGAGGAGCCAGCATCCGGTGACGGAACTGGACAGTTCGGGCCACCAGGTGCGGTCGCCGAAGAACTGCGAGACCGCGTCGGCGGCCGCGCGATCGTCGAGCGGATCCGGGGCGGGCAGCACAATCACCACGGTGTCGGCGTCACCGGTACCGGATTCATCTGCCGGGGTGAGGATTTGGGCCGATGAGCCGAAGTCCGGCGCACCCTCTCGGAGAGCCTCGATCAGGGGGCCGGCTTCGCCGGTGGCGTCGATGAACCCGTACGACCTGGGCGGCATCATCGAGCGCCGGTTCACCTTGGTCCAGGCTTCGCGCAGCAGCCGCGGGCGTGCCGAGGACCGGGTGTCGTCCGCAACACGGTCAGCAACCTTCGCAACGGACTGTTTCGTCGGCGAGGAGAGCTCGTTTTCCGGCTCACGATACGACAGCCACAATGCAACATTGTTGTTCTGGACATTCGGAAAATCCCGCAGCGGCAGCGATATCGGCTCGGATGTCTCGGTTCGCAGTGCATCCCAGTCATAGTCGAGATCGTGGACGGCCAGGTTCGCAAGATTGGCGGCGAATTCGGTCAGATCCGTCGCGGTGCGGGTGGAGGTGCCCGCCACGCAGGTGGTGTGTTCGGAGTCCAGGGCCGCGAGGTTCTCCCGGATCGCGAGTTGCAGCGTGGGGTGCTCGGCCACCTCGATGAAGGTGTCGACCTGCGTCTGTGTCGCGGCAGCGATGGCACGGTCGAAACGGACGGCGTTGCGCAGGTTCCAGAACCAGTACTGATCGACAGGCAGCTCCGCGGTGATCGGCGCTCCGAGTGTGGCTCCGATGCAATCGATGTCGGTGGCGGCGAACTCGGCATCGCCAAGTCGCTGGACGAGCGCCTCGCGAATCTCGGCACCGATCGAGGCGATCATGCTGGTATGAGCCGGATAGCGCACCGAGATGACCCGTGCGAACACGCCGTCTTCGGTGAGGCGCTCGACGATACGGTGCACCGTCTCACGCTGGCCGGAAATCCCCACCATCGACGGCGAATTGACCACCGACAGCTCGGCCCAACCCGATTGCCGGGCAAGGAGATTCTCGCAGGTATCGCGATCGGCCGCGATGACTGCCATCGCATAGTCATCGGCCGGGAACTCGTCGGCGATCCGGGAACGGGTGCCCACCACGGTCACCGCGTCGGTAAGGGGCATGAGGCCGGAGACGTACGCCGCGGCGATCTCGCCCTGGCTGTGCCCGATTGTGGCATCCGGGCTGACACCTACCGAACGCCAGAGCGCGGTCAGGCCCGCCATCTGGG
The nucleotide sequence above comes from Mycobacteroides saopaulense. Encoded proteins:
- a CDS encoding heavy metal translocating P-type ATPase, translated to MLLLSVPVIAFNDMFAMVIGYQLPTAGWVRWVSPVLGTVIYFWGGKPFLSGAVAEVRGRKPGMMLLIGLAITVAFVASWGASLGLIDHQLNFWWELALLVVIMLLGHWIEMRSLARTTSALDSLAALLPDTAERIEGDAVVRVAPADLRVGDVVVVRPGGSVPADGRITEGSAHLDESMVTGESRPVRRQTGDPVVAGTVATDSGLRVEVTAVGDDTTLAGIQRLVADAQASSSRAQRIADTAAGWLFWFALGAAGLTAVAWTILGEPDTAVVRVITVLVIACPHALGLAIPLVVSIATERAARGGVLVKDRLALEQMRTVDVVLFDKTGTLTKGAPTVTGIEPVDGRDADTVLALAAAAETDSEHPLAHAIVEAARGRGLRIAAAGGFSSEPALGVTADVSGVQVAVGGPALLKRHGAQELPIAETWRSEGAIILHVLTDGRVAGALRLADDIRPESRDTVDALHRLGVSVVMITGDAHAVAHTVAAEIGVDRVFAQVRPEDKASAVAQLQSEGHIVAMVGDGVNDAPALAQADVGIAIGAGTDVAIASAGVILGSSDPRSVLSVIELSRASYRKMKQNLWWAAGYNLVSVPLAAGVLAPIGFVLPMSVGAILMSASTVVVALNAQLLRRLDLRPEQSVRRILGR
- a CDS encoding RES family NAD+ phosphorylase, producing MLAYRIFPYLADAKTGQPGHPLYQHRPQRGGRIDHPDYYVWYLGTRPEVACGEVFGDLQVWDDSMLEFPLLGARRALGVFSLPDELRVCDLDDAKQLVRLGLRPTQVVARNLAVTQSWGHQIWSETMADGADQRWQAVRWWSYHRPSWPVLASWVRPKLERVELLDLHHPAIVDAAAALNRPISH
- a CDS encoding MbcA/ParS/Xre antitoxin family protein; protein product: MAPTRRSTASKAVATSGTAKKRASTAIRSVSTPKRVVVGNLAVATQPADDPLAPLRVSYLVDAVGGAAQLARIIGVNRSQPSRWISGEERPGGRSAPLIIDLEHVVSRARLVWGDRAATTWLESANSYLGGARPLDVLLSEGPGRVLDALDAVTAGSFS
- the nbtC gene encoding nocobactin polyketide synthase NbtC — protein: MSSHRLPGGAIPVLLSADTPEVLRREASALLTYVLERPKVSPDRIAGMIFRTRTARRYRALIAVDDHDQLVAGLRAVVTGTDHARVVRNSMPATSRRRGFVFPGQGGQRPGMGRLFYDAFPQFRAEVDRCAELFDAQFGRSPLDYLLDENFPADDSASVVQPALFTQMAGLTALWRSVGVSPDATIGHSQGEIAAAYVSGLMPLTDAVTVVGTRSRIADEFPADDYAMAVIAADRDTCENLLARQSGWAELSVVNSPSMVGISGQRETVHRIVERLTEDGVFARVISVRYPAHTSMIASIGAEIREALVQRLGDAEFAATDIDCIGATLGAPITAELPVDQYWFWNLRNAVRFDRAIAAATQTQVDTFIEVAEHPTLQLAIRENLAALDSEHTTCVAGTSTRTATDLTEFAANLANLAVHDLDYDWDALRTETSEPISLPLRDFPNVQNNNVALWLSYREPENELSSPTKQSVAKVADRVADDTRSSARPRLLREAWTKVNRRSMMPPRSYGFIDATGEAGPLIEALREGAPDFGSSAQILTPADESGTGDADTVVIVLPAPDPLDDRAAADAVSQFFGDRTWWPELSSSVTGCWLLTVGGEQATAGESPAHPVHAAIAAGFRCMGTEHPGIAFRHLDLGTDLAHPGHAAIILAALQSAGESELALRAEGMYAKRILDAGQDHDGEASAAAADHVVITGGTGKLGQEFCEHYARLGARQITLISRSGETDAVAGRLDAIRRSTGAVVRTLACDVTDTAAVAALAEELDGTPADVIIHAAVDYSDIPLTEITVEKFQQALRAKIGGVVNVLDALRRTDSCRVMLCSSLAATIGGKGQLMYAAGNRMLDVLAARRRAGGLDCVSVQWGQWTVHLDLDDTGIAKLAAAGVHPMRPADALAAGMGRHAGNTLVGAFDLTQARAMLGVFGYGPLLSELEDNSRPAASDEFIRPTAVVPANRSGHLVQLLAEVIGADHADSIDTAMPMVAMGLDSLQALEFRRRVQAELDFELPVQDLLGGASVDHVIEALAAQTH
- a CDS encoding SDR family oxidoreductase — translated: MGSTANDIAGKTVMITGGAGGIGVEVAHRLHAKGANLLLTDVDEAKLAAIADDLGRDRVLVAVADVCDLAALEGAVAQAVERFGGIDVVLANAGLLTFGSVLQVDPATFKKLIDVNVLGVFHTVRAALPSLIERQGYVLIVSSLAAYAAAPGVTAYNASKAAVEHFANALRLEVAHRGVDVGSAHMSWIDTSMVNDQKANLSAFSEMLTRLPPPLRTVTSVEACGKAFVKGIEKRRRRINCPGWVGVTRWLKPVLSTSLGELPMRGMIPEILPRMDAEVAALQRAARGESQ
- a CDS encoding alpha/beta fold hydrolase, with the protein product MLHTLGDSGFIRLADGRALHVMKAGIGSPTVVFESGLGASRSEWGLVQPLVARQFSTVVYDRANLGRSDDDGAPRTLERLTYDLGELLDALDAAPYILVGHSYGGTIALATAAQNRSDVAGLVLVDHSDEQLDVCCGPSLKRLHMLALAGRWSTDALRRLRLLPLAVRRAAPGMPADVVDDLVAEDLTVRARQAAEAEEEFFLQGLASLRRRPPKLGDMPVTVISATRSTLIDRSIRKAFLGAHERAAGRLGARLVKARKSGHQVVFTEPHLVADEIIRIAGAPSSPRDIASHPIP